From the Neosynechococcus sphagnicola sy1 genome, one window contains:
- a CDS encoding Rpn family recombination-promoting nuclease/putative transposase, whose product MFDNTCKFLAESFPEDFASWLLGEPITLTSLSPSELSIEPIRADSLILLDSDEVILHIEFQTQPDSTMGFRMVDYRLRVFRRFPKKQMRQVVVYLTPSNSERVQETVFEIPGTRHEFEVIRLWEQPTQPFLESRGLLPLAVLTQTPDRAQTLRQVAERVETISETRIQSNVAAAAGILAGLLLETDVINQVLRRDIMQQSVIYQEWREEALQEGRQEEGLNLVLRQLNRRIGQISPVSESQIRALALNQLEYLGEALLDFSSAADLDTWLRWSEGNLATGEQLHQ is encoded by the coding sequence ATGTTTGATAACACCTGTAAGTTCCTGGCAGAGAGCTTTCCTGAAGATTTTGCATCCTGGTTGCTGGGGGAACCGATCACCCTCACCTCACTGAGTCCTTCGGAACTGTCGATCGAGCCGATTCGTGCAGACTCGCTGATTTTACTTGATTCAGATGAAGTCATCCTCCACATCGAATTTCAGACTCAACCGGATTCCACCATGGGGTTCAGGATGGTGGATTATCGCCTCAGAGTTTTTCGACGGTTTCCTAAAAAGCAAATGCGACAGGTCGTAGTTTATCTCACCCCATCCAATTCTGAACGGGTTCAAGAGACTGTGTTTGAAATTCCAGGGACTCGTCATGAATTTGAGGTCATCCGCCTCTGGGAGCAACCGACTCAACCGTTTCTAGAGTCAAGGGGGTTGTTACCGCTGGCTGTGCTGACGCAAACGCCGGATCGAGCACAAACGCTACGGCAGGTAGCAGAACGGGTGGAGACAATTTCAGAAACCAGGATACAGAGCAATGTAGCAGCCGCTGCGGGGATTTTGGCGGGGTTATTATTGGAAACAGATGTGATTAATCAGGTGCTTCGGAGAGACATCATGCAGCAATCAGTGATTTATCAAGAGTGGCGAGAAGAAGCTCTTCAAGAAGGCCGTCAAGAAGAGGGGTTAAATCTTGTCTTGCGTCAACTCAACCGTCGCATTGGCCAGATCAGCCCTGTAAGTGAATCCCAAATCCGCGCCCTTGCTCTCAACCAACTGGAATATCTGGGTGAGGCACTGTTAGACTTTTCCAGTGCCGCTGATCTAGATACATGGCTGCGATGGTCAGAGGGCAATCTAGCAACCGGGGAGCAGCTACACCAATGA